DNA from Candidatus Eremiobacteraceae bacterium:
CTCAAGATCGACGATAGCGACTATCTCATCGCGATCGCGCAAGCAAAGGCCGCGCTCGCACAAGCGCTCGCAGCCCAAAAGGCCGCGGTGCAGGGCGTGCCTCTGCAGTCTGCGGTAACGGCGGCCCAAACCGCGCAAGCCGAAGCGGGCATCGCTCAGGCGAGCGGTCAGACGCAAGCCGCGAACGCCGGCGTCGTCGCCGCCGAAGGCAAGCTCGCCGCGGCGCAGGCGCAAGCGAATGCGGCGACGGCCGACGCGGTGAAGGCGCAGCACGACCTCGATCGCGCGAAGCAGCTCGTCGCCGAGGGAGCAATCCCGCGCTCGCAATGGGATGCCGCCCAGGCCGCGTACGACAACGCGATCGCGAACCAGCAGTCGGCGCAACACGACGTTTCCATCGCCCAAGCGGGTATCACGCAGGCGTCGGCCGCGGCGCAACAGGCGCAGGCCGGCATCGCCGCGGGCAATGCGCAGTTGCTTCAAGCGCAGACGGGCAACCAGACGACGGACATCAAGGTCTCACAAGCCCAGACCGCCAGCGCCCAGGTGACTGCCGCTCGCGCGGCGCTCGCATCGGCAGAGCTCCAGCTCTCGTACACGAACGTGACGGCACCTATCGACGGCGTCATCAGCAAGAAGTCGGTCGACGTCGGCGACATGCTGGCGGTCAGCCAGCCCGTCATGGCCATCGCGTCGACGAATGATCTCTACGTCGTGGCGAACCTCAAGGAGACGCAGATAACGAACGTCCGCGTCGGGCAACCGGTCGAGATCAAGGTCGACGCCTACCCAGGCCGCACGTTCACCGGTAAGGTGTTGAGCCTCTCGGCGGCGACCGGGGCGACGTTCGCACTCATCCCGCCGGACAACGCAAGCGGCAACTTCACAAAAGTCGTCCAGCGGCTCCCGGTGAGGACGAGCATCGACGCCTCATCCGACCCCGAGCACATGCTCAAACAGGGCTTGTCGGCCGAGATCTCCATCGACACGACGAACCACTAGACGCTCGCGACCATCGAGGATCCAAGAAGACATGGCTGTCCGTAGCGCCACGCTTGGCGCCCCGCGCCCCTCGACGAACGGACACCGCAGCGCCGCGGCGCCCGCCAGGCCGGCACGCCGCATCGCGGGCAACAAATGGCTCGTCGCGCTGCCGGTCATGCTCGCTGCGCTCACCGCGGTGCTCGACGCGAGCATCGTCAACGTCGCGCTGCCGAACATGCAGTCGTCGTTCGGCTCGAGCGTCGACGAGATCGACTGGATCATCACCGGTTACCTCATCAGCAACGTCATCGTCATCCCGGCGACGGGTTGGCTGTCAGGCAGGTTCGGCCTCACTCGCTACTTCATAGCGAGCCAAGCCGTGTTCCTCATCGGCTCCGTCCTTTGCGGTTTTTCGTGGAATTTGGGCTCGCTCGTGTTCTTCCGCGTCCTCCAAGGCATCGGCGGCGGCGCGATCTTGCCGGTGACGCTGACGATCATGCTCGAAGCGTTCCCGCCCGAGGAACTGGGGATGGCCTCCGCGCTGTACGGCGTCGGCGCCGTGCTCGGTCCTGCCATCGGTCCGACGCTCGGCGGGTATCTCACCGACACGTTCTCGTGGCCCGCGATCTTCTTCATCAACGTGCCGCTCGTGACGCTCTCGATCGTCTTGACGCAGATGTTCGTCCACGAGACGGCGCCGCCGCAGGGCGCGGGCAAGGTCGATTTCGTCGGCCTCGCGAGCGTCGCGGTGTGGCTCGGCACGCTTCAAGTCGTGCTGCAGGAGGGCGAGAAGAACGGCTGGTTCGAGTCGTCGTTCATCATCGGATTATCGCTGACGTCGCTCGTCGCGTTCGCGGTCTTCATCTATACGGAGCTGACCATCGAGCGGCCGCTCATCAATATCCGGATCTTCAAGAATCGCGATTTCGCGGCTGGGTCGCTCGGCGGCGCGCTCATCGGTGCGACGCTGTTCGGATCGGTGTTCGTCATCCCGCTCTTCGCGGGCACGCTGCTCAACTACACCGCGTTCCAGATCGGCTTGCTCCTGCTGCCGACGGCGCTCGTCAGCCTTGTGCTCTTCCCCGTCGCGGGCAGACTCTCGCAGCGGCTCGACCCGCGCATCATGATGGCGATCGGTGTGCTGCTCATGTTCTCCAGTATGGTCGGCAACGGCTTCCTGACGCTGCAGTACTCGTTCCAGCAGATCATGACGATCCAACTCATGCGCGGCGCTGCGCTGCCGTTCTTGTTCACGTCGCTCGGCCAGCTCGCGCTGACGAAACTACCGCCGCAACAAAGAGCCGACGCATCGTCGCTCTACAACCTGACGCGGACGCTCGGCGGATCGATCGGCATCGCCATCATCGGCACGCTCATCGTCAACCGCGAGCGTTTCCACTTCGAGCGCTTCGGCGAGTCGGTGACGCAGTTCGCGGTGGCGACCCAACAGCGATTGCTCGGCCTCGGCAATGCCTTCGCGTCGCGTGGCGTGCCCGGCGTCCATGAGGCGGGGCAGCAGGCGAACGCCGCGCTCGCGGGCGCGCTGACGCAGCAGGCATACGTCTCGGCGTTCGACGATGCGTCGCTCGTGCTCGCCGGCGCCGCGATCGTCATGCTCGCACTCATCCCATTTTTCGACGTCAAGAAGCAGCCCCGTCAAACGCCCGCCCACGTCGCGGCGGACTAGCGCGACGGGAAACACTCGCGGGCGTAGATAAGCGACGCTCCAGAGCCGGCATGACCCCGGTTCCATGGCAGGTTTTCGATGGCGAATCTTCGACCATTCGTCGCCGCGGTTTTGACCGCGGCGTTAACCGGTTTGTCCGCAACAGCGGCGAACGCCGCGTCGCTCAACCAAACGGGCGCGATCCCATCAACGCTCTCTAACGGGCTGCGCATCATCGTCGTGCCGATGAAGCACACGCCGCTCGCCTCCGTCGGCGTGTACTACGACGTCGGCAGTGCCGACGCGCCCGCGTCCGACCCAGGCCTCGCGACTGCCGTCGCGGCGATGCTGACGACTCACGTGGCCGGCCTGAGCGGAACGCAGGTGACTGAATTGACGAGCGCGCTCGGCGGGGCATCGGGCGAGGTGTGGGGCACTAGAACGACTCTATACTATAACGAGGTCGCGCTATCGGACCTATCCGCCGCTCTTCGCATCGAAGCGGACCGTATGCTCGGGTTTGGAGCGTCGAACGACGATTGGAGCGTCGAGCGCTCGGTCTACGCTCAAGCTGCGTCGATGAACGAAGGGAATTTCAACGTACTGTGGCACAGCGGCATGCTCCACGCCTTGCAGCCGCGGTCTCCCATCGCGCGGGATAAGTGGACCTCAGAGTCGTTGTTGAACCGCGACTCTCTATCGGTCCTCGACCGCTTCCGTGCGACGTGGTTCACGCCGAGCAACGCGGTGATCATCGTCGCCGGCGGGGTCGATCCTCAGGCGATTCTCGCAGACATCCGTTCCGACTTCGGTTCGCTGCCCGGCGGCGCCGCTCCGAAGCATGCCGGCGATGACTTGACGCCGCCGCACGCAGCGAACATCCTTTTCAAACGGAATCTGGTCACGCGGCCCGCGTACGCGTGCGTCGACGAGCCGGGCTCTTCGAGTCGCGACTTCGCAGCAGCGCAGATCCTCAACGACGTCGTCCAGTCGACCGATAGCGCGCTCTCCGAAATGCAGGAGTCGAGAAAAGCCCTCACC
Protein-coding regions in this window:
- a CDS encoding HlyD family secretion protein; amino-acid sequence: MSTTQERLQTPPHEAPDGSVDVATTGRKRRFLIPIGIIVAIVGIIFGVRYLIYAAHHVSTDDAQIGGDITTISARVKGQVVGVYVHENQVVHKGDKLLKIDDSDYLIAIAQAKAALAQALAAQKAAVQGVPLQSAVTAAQTAQAEAGIAQASGQTQAANAGVVAAEGKLAAAQAQANAATADAVKAQHDLDRAKQLVAEGAIPRSQWDAAQAAYDNAIANQQSAQHDVSIAQAGITQASAAAQQAQAGIAAGNAQLLQAQTGNQTTDIKVSQAQTASAQVTAARAALASAELQLSYTNVTAPIDGVISKKSVDVGDMLAVSQPVMAIASTNDLYVVANLKETQITNVRVGQPVEIKVDAYPGRTFTGKVLSLSAATGATFALIPPDNASGNFTKVVQRLPVRTSIDASSDPEHMLKQGLSAEISIDTTNH
- a CDS encoding DHA2 family efflux MFS transporter permease subunit; translation: MAVRSATLGAPRPSTNGHRSAAAPARPARRIAGNKWLVALPVMLAALTAVLDASIVNVALPNMQSSFGSSVDEIDWIITGYLISNVIVIPATGWLSGRFGLTRYFIASQAVFLIGSVLCGFSWNLGSLVFFRVLQGIGGGAILPVTLTIMLEAFPPEELGMASALYGVGAVLGPAIGPTLGGYLTDTFSWPAIFFINVPLVTLSIVLTQMFVHETAPPQGAGKVDFVGLASVAVWLGTLQVVLQEGEKNGWFESSFIIGLSLTSLVAFAVFIYTELTIERPLINIRIFKNRDFAAGSLGGALIGATLFGSVFVIPLFAGTLLNYTAFQIGLLLLPTALVSLVLFPVAGRLSQRLDPRIMMAIGVLLMFSSMVGNGFLTLQYSFQQIMTIQLMRGAALPFLFTSLGQLALTKLPPQQRADASSLYNLTRTLGGSIGIAIIGTLIVNRERFHFERFGESVTQFAVATQQRLLGLGNAFASRGVPGVHEAGQQANAALAGALTQQAYVSAFDDASLVLAGAAIVMLALIPFFDVKKQPRQTPAHVAAD